One genomic segment of Hymenobacter psoromatis includes these proteins:
- a CDS encoding acyl-CoA-binding protein encodes MTTQQDFEIAAQRAQQLPAKPSNTVLLQLYALYKQATEGDSTGPRPGGFDFKAIAKHDAWYQLAGLSKDAARQQYVELVTELVG; translated from the coding sequence ATGACCACCCAGCAGGATTTTGAAATCGCCGCCCAGCGCGCCCAGCAGTTGCCCGCTAAGCCCAGCAATACGGTGCTGCTTCAGCTTTACGCCCTCTACAAGCAGGCCACGGAAGGCGACTCCACCGGCCCGCGCCCCGGCGGCTTCGACTTCAAAGCCATCGCCAAGCACGATGCCTGGTACCAGCTCGCCGGCCTCAGCAAAGACGCCGCCCGCCAGCAATACGTGGAGCTGGTAACGGAGCTGGTGGGATGA
- a CDS encoding class A beta-lactamase-related serine hydrolase, whose amino-acid sequence MLGLPFLLLDAGQPLRAQTFPSRAEQIRRVETGLLPSVRFVGDSVWTMAARMKHYGVPGVSIAVIYDSKVIWAKAYGVVDRASKVSVTTHTLFQAASISKAVTAYAALRQVEQGQLHLDGNVNDELRTWHLPDNAFTQTQKVTLRRLLSHTAGVGVDGFPGYAATAPIPTLRQILEGEAPANTGPVRVEQVPGTGFRYSGGGYCIAQQLMLDAASTTDFAVLMQQLVLGPLGMKASTYAQPLPATWQPLAATGYGLDGAAVAGRWHTYPEMSPAGLWTTAADLARFPIEVQRTLQGKSHRVLSPAMAATWLTPVLTDYAAPGPFVRQYGDQKQDIYFEHSGWNEGFSSQFVAHRDKGYGVVVLTNANQPLFVNEVIRAVAETYQWANYSSPRYQRQPLTAADTVPLNGRYRAGPLEALQVVGHGAHLFLKEVAEDPVELFKVADQTFMRLGWDAPVQLVVNPADATPHLVIQLPHTPPRYEHARLAPGEQVPFDWLIRGSFEQAVSAYQQVKTSNPAEAALQEGHLNQVGYQLLKETQMAQALRVFTLTTLLYPQSGNAFDSLAEAYLHSGNKEQARANYARSLALAPQNSNATKMLLELSKK is encoded by the coding sequence ATGTTGGGCCTGCCCTTCCTACTACTTGATGCGGGCCAGCCACTACGGGCGCAAACCTTCCCTTCCCGCGCCGAGCAAATCCGCCGGGTCGAAACGGGCTTGCTACCCAGCGTGCGCTTCGTGGGCGATTCTGTCTGGACGATGGCCGCACGCATGAAACATTACGGGGTTCCTGGCGTGAGTATTGCCGTCATATATGACTCAAAAGTTATCTGGGCGAAAGCTTACGGCGTTGTAGACCGCGCCAGTAAAGTATCTGTCACGACTCACACGCTGTTCCAGGCCGCCTCCATCAGCAAGGCGGTAACTGCCTATGCGGCGCTGCGGCAAGTGGAACAGGGCCAATTGCACTTAGACGGCAATGTGAACGACGAGCTGCGCACCTGGCACTTGCCCGATAATGCGTTCACCCAAACCCAGAAAGTGACGCTGCGCCGCCTGCTCAGCCACACGGCGGGCGTCGGAGTAGACGGCTTTCCTGGGTATGCCGCCACCGCGCCCATCCCTACCTTACGCCAGATTCTGGAGGGGGAAGCCCCGGCCAATACGGGGCCGGTACGCGTCGAGCAAGTACCCGGCACCGGCTTTCGCTACTCGGGCGGTGGGTATTGCATTGCGCAACAGCTGATGCTTGATGCAGCGAGCACCACCGACTTTGCGGTCCTGATGCAGCAACTCGTACTAGGCCCGCTGGGCATGAAAGCCAGTACGTATGCCCAGCCCCTGCCTGCCACCTGGCAGCCCCTGGCCGCCACGGGCTACGGCCTCGATGGCGCGGCCGTAGCGGGCCGCTGGCATACCTACCCCGAAATGAGCCCGGCGGGCCTGTGGACCACGGCCGCCGACCTGGCCCGGTTCCCGATAGAGGTGCAGCGCACCCTACAGGGCAAAAGCCACCGGGTGCTCTCGCCCGCGATGGCCGCCACCTGGCTTACGCCCGTGCTAACGGACTACGCCGCCCCTGGCCCCTTCGTGCGCCAGTACGGAGACCAAAAACAGGACATCTATTTTGAGCACAGCGGCTGGAACGAAGGCTTTTCGAGCCAGTTCGTGGCCCACCGCGACAAAGGCTACGGCGTGGTCGTGCTTACCAACGCCAACCAACCCTTGTTTGTCAACGAAGTCATCCGAGCCGTAGCCGAAACCTACCAGTGGGCCAATTACAGCTCTCCCCGCTACCAGCGCCAGCCGCTGACCGCTGCCGACACGGTACCGCTAAACGGCCGCTATCGGGCGGGGCCCCTGGAGGCGCTGCAAGTGGTGGGGCATGGAGCGCACCTCTTTTTAAAAGAGGTGGCCGAAGACCCAGTGGAGCTGTTCAAAGTAGCGGACCAGACATTTATGCGCCTCGGTTGGGATGCGCCCGTGCAGCTAGTAGTGAACCCGGCCGATGCTACTCCCCACTTAGTCATACAGCTTCCACACACCCCACCGCGCTACGAGCATGCCCGGCTGGCTCCGGGCGAACAAGTGCCGTTCGACTGGCTCATCCGGGGCTCGTTCGAGCAAGCCGTGTCGGCCTACCAACAAGTCAAAACCAGCAATCCTGCGGAAGCCGCTCTACAGGAAGGGCACCTCAACCAAGTCGGCTACCAACTGCTGAAGGAAACCCAAATGGCTCAGGCCCTGCGCGTATTCACCCTAACTACCTTGCTTTATCCGCAGAGCGGCAATGCCTTCGACAGCTTGGCCGAAGCCTACCTGCACAGCGGTAACAAGGAGCAGGCCCGCGCCAACTATGCGCGCTCGTTGGCCCTAGCCCCCCAGAACAGTAACGCCACTAAAATGCTACTGGAATTATCGAAAAAGTAG